Proteins from one candidate division KSB1 bacterium genomic window:
- a CDS encoding DUF4281 domain-containing protein produces MSAETLFAICNTLVLPGWLLLVVLPRWKWTTTVITSVIMPFLLGLVYLYLVLVYFGKAGGDFGSLAGVAELFQNPYIFLAGWLHYLAFDLFVGSWEVRDAQRLGMSHWLVIPCLGLTFMFGPIGLGLYFIIRWTFKRKLLIEGS; encoded by the coding sequence ATGTCCGCGGAAACACTTTTTGCGATTTGTAACACGCTGGTGCTTCCGGGCTGGTTACTGTTGGTCGTACTGCCGCGCTGGAAATGGACCACAACAGTTATTACTTCCGTCATTATGCCCTTCCTTTTGGGATTGGTTTATTTGTATTTGGTTCTTGTCTATTTTGGTAAGGCGGGCGGCGATTTTGGCTCGCTGGCGGGCGTGGCAGAGCTTTTTCAAAATCCTTATATTTTCCTCGCCGGTTGGCTGCATTATCTTGCCTTCGATTTATTTGTAGGGAGTTGGGAAGTTCGAGATGCGCAGCGTTTGGGGATGAGCCACTGGCTGGTCATTCCCTGTTTAGGTCTGACTTTTATGTTTGGTCCAATTGGACTCGGGCTTTATTTTATAATTCGGTGGACTTTTAAACGAAAGTTATTGATCGAGGGCTCTTAG